In Desulfofundulus kuznetsovii DSM 6115, the following are encoded in one genomic region:
- a CDS encoding UxaA family hydrolase: MSVIKINPDDNVAVALRDLAAGEIITLEDGSVTVRQDIPAGHKLALAELNPGEKVVKYGYPIGVATAKILPGDHVHAHNLKTSLEGTLSYSYQPVEIKPLPVPEEKDHFQGFVRSDGSVGIRNEIWIINTVGCVNKVAELLARKAREWIRMPGVEGIYHFPHPYGCSQLGQDHMNTQKILAGLARHPNAAGVLVLGLGCENNQIDQFRGVLGEYDPRRILFLTAQEVEDEITTGLELLERLARYAASFRRQPVSASRLKIGLKCGGSDAFSGITANPLVGALSDILLAQGGTSILTEVPEMFGAETILMNRAINRDVFQRLVELINGFKVYFLNHGQVVYENPSPGNKAGGITTLEEKSLGCTQKGGQGAVVDVLRYGEQATRAGLNILEGPGNDLVATTALAAAGAHLVLFTTGRGTPLGCPVPTVKISSNSSLYTRKKNWIDFDAGRLLAGSTLPDLARELWQYILEVASGRKTQNEINDFREIVIFKQGVTL, encoded by the coding sequence ATGTCTGTAATAAAGATAAATCCCGACGATAATGTGGCCGTGGCCCTGCGGGACCTGGCCGCAGGTGAAATCATAACCCTGGAGGACGGGAGTGTAACCGTCCGGCAGGATATTCCCGCAGGGCACAAGCTGGCTCTGGCAGAGCTGAACCCCGGGGAAAAGGTAGTCAAATACGGCTACCCCATTGGTGTGGCTACCGCAAAAATCCTTCCCGGTGATCATGTGCATGCCCACAACCTGAAAACGAGCCTGGAAGGGACCTTAAGCTATAGCTATCAGCCTGTAGAAATAAAACCTCTACCTGTACCGGAGGAAAAGGATCACTTCCAGGGATTTGTGCGCTCCGACGGTAGTGTCGGGATACGGAACGAAATCTGGATTATTAATACCGTAGGTTGTGTAAACAAAGTGGCCGAGCTCCTGGCCAGAAAAGCCCGGGAATGGATCCGCATGCCCGGGGTGGAAGGGATTTACCATTTCCCCCACCCCTATGGCTGTTCCCAGCTGGGGCAAGATCATATGAACACCCAAAAAATCCTGGCCGGGCTGGCCCGCCACCCCAATGCCGCCGGAGTATTAGTCCTGGGGCTGGGATGTGAAAATAACCAGATCGACCAGTTCCGGGGTGTGCTGGGCGAATATGATCCCCGGCGAATACTTTTTCTTACTGCCCAGGAAGTGGAGGATGAAATTACAACCGGCTTGGAACTCCTGGAGCGCCTGGCCAGGTATGCGGCAAGTTTTCGCCGGCAGCCGGTTTCCGCCTCCCGGTTGAAAATCGGTCTCAAATGCGGCGGTTCTGATGCCTTTTCCGGCATAACCGCCAACCCGCTGGTGGGAGCGCTCTCTGACATTCTGCTGGCCCAGGGAGGTACTTCCATCCTTACCGAGGTCCCGGAGATGTTTGGCGCCGAGACGATTTTGATGAACCGGGCCATCAATCGGGATGTCTTTCAACGTTTGGTTGAACTGATTAATGGTTTCAAAGTATATTTTTTGAATCACGGTCAGGTGGTTTACGAAAACCCCTCCCCCGGTAACAAGGCGGGGGGAATTACCACCCTGGAAGAAAAATCCCTCGGCTGCACCCAAAAAGGCGGTCAGGGTGCGGTGGTGGATGTCTTGCGCTACGGGGAGCAGGCAACCAGAGCCGGGCTCAATATCCTGGAAGGCCCGGGCAACGACCTGGTGGCCACTACTGCCCTGGCTGCGGCGGGCGCCCACCTGGTGCTTTTTACCACAGGCCGGGGCACTCCCCTCGGTTGCCCGGTGCCCACGGTTAAGATCTCTTCCAATTCAAGCCTTTACACCCGCAAAAAGAACTGGATTGACTTTGACGCCGGCCGCCTGTTAGCCGGCTCTACCCTGCCGGACCTGGCCCGGGAATTGTGGCAGTATATCCTGGAAGTGGCCTCCGGACGCAAGACTCAAAACGAAATTAACGATTTCCGGGAGATTGTCATTTTCAAGCAGGGAGTTACTCTGTAG
- a CDS encoding homocysteine biosynthesis protein — translation MSEKTYQEINARIRSGKAVVVTAEEFIDIVREKGLTRASREVDVVTTGTFAPMCSSGAFLNFGHPAPRIKMHRVWLNNVPAYTGIAAVDAYIGATELPEDDPLNSNHPGEFRYGGGHVIEDLVAGRPVRLKAVGYGTDCYPRREIETTITIHDLNEAILFNPRNAYQNYNCAVNLSNRTIYTYMGILKPNLGNAHYSTSGQLSPLLKDPHFKTIGIGTRIFLGGGIGYVAWHGTQHFPAIQTDASGKELGPAGGTLAVIGDLKQMSPRWLMGTSYLGYGATLSVGIGVPIPILNEEIARYAAATDADLYAPIVDYGEAYPNRKPGNLGYVSYAQLKSGKIVVQGKEVPTAPLSSYPRAREIAGILKEWIQKGEFFLSEPVQLLPSPADGLTGKVLKG, via the coding sequence ATGAGTGAAAAAACCTATCAAGAGATCAATGCCCGGATAAGAAGCGGCAAAGCAGTAGTGGTAACGGCGGAAGAATTTATCGACATCGTCCGGGAGAAGGGGCTTACCCGTGCATCCCGGGAAGTGGATGTGGTGACCACCGGCACCTTTGCCCCCATGTGCTCCTCCGGCGCCTTTCTCAATTTCGGCCACCCGGCCCCGCGCATCAAAATGCACCGGGTCTGGCTCAATAACGTACCGGCCTATACGGGCATCGCGGCGGTGGATGCCTATATTGGAGCTACCGAACTTCCTGAAGATGATCCTTTAAACAGCAATCATCCAGGAGAATTCCGTTACGGCGGCGGCCATGTCATCGAAGACCTGGTAGCCGGAAGGCCTGTCCGTTTAAAAGCAGTGGGTTACGGCACCGATTGCTACCCGCGGCGGGAAATTGAAACCACCATCACCATTCATGATCTTAACGAGGCCATTTTGTTTAACCCGCGGAACGCTTACCAGAATTACAACTGTGCCGTCAACCTTTCCAACCGGACCATATATACCTACATGGGGATCTTGAAGCCCAATCTGGGTAACGCCCATTATTCTACTTCCGGTCAATTAAGTCCTTTGCTCAAAGATCCCCACTTTAAAACTATTGGTATCGGTACCCGCATTTTCCTGGGCGGCGGTATCGGGTATGTGGCCTGGCACGGCACCCAGCACTTCCCGGCCATACAAACCGATGCCAGCGGCAAGGAACTGGGGCCTGCCGGCGGCACCCTGGCGGTTATTGGAGATTTAAAGCAAATGAGTCCCCGCTGGCTCATGGGCACCAGTTACCTGGGCTACGGGGCCACCTTGAGCGTCGGTATTGGCGTACCCATTCCCATTTTAAATGAAGAAATTGCCCGTTATGCCGCAGCCACCGATGCGGATCTTTACGCTCCCATTGTGGATTATGGTGAGGCCTATCCCAACCGGAAACCGGGGAACCTGGGTTATGTCAGTTACGCCCAGCTGAAGTCGGGGAAGATCGTGGTCCAGGGTAAGGAAGTGCCCACGGCACCGTTGTCCAGCTACCCCCGGGCCCGGGAAATTGCCGGCATCTTGAAGGAATGGATTCAAAAGGGTGAGTTTTTCCTTTCCGAACCAGTGCAGCTCCTACCCTCTCCGGCCGATGGTTTGACCGGAAAAGTTTTAAAAGGTTAA
- a CDS encoding LacI family DNA-binding transcriptional regulator, whose translation MTTIYDIARAAGVSIATVSRVLNNPNMVSEKTRRRVEAVMKELNYSPNIVAAALSSKRTYSIGLLLPDITNPFFAEIARGAEDEGNRHGFNVIICNTDNQLEKEKNYVSLLLQKQVDGLIFATAETDHQVIREVHAKNLPLVLIAREMRDLVLDAVLVDNRKGAYLATRHLLDLGHRYIAMVSEPLTITSSIERLEGYQQALEEAGLAVQEKLLFQTPSTLAWGIEAGHRLMELSPPPTAVFAGNDVLAIGVIKGIREKGGKVPEDVSVVGFDNTILAEVSDPPLTTVAQPIYEMGILATRKLINRLQSKTSSRVERTILQAELVVRKSTQPPKCNNYP comes from the coding sequence CTGACCACCATCTACGATATAGCCAGAGCAGCGGGGGTTTCCATTGCCACCGTTTCCCGGGTACTCAATAACCCCAACATGGTTTCCGAAAAAACCCGCCGCCGCGTAGAAGCAGTTATGAAAGAGCTAAATTACTCCCCTAACATTGTGGCTGCAGCTTTATCAAGTAAACGCACTTATAGCATTGGCCTGTTACTTCCTGATATTACTAACCCATTTTTCGCTGAAATTGCGCGGGGAGCGGAGGATGAGGGAAACCGGCACGGTTTTAATGTTATCATTTGCAACACGGATAATCAGTTAGAAAAAGAAAAAAACTACGTGAGTTTACTGTTACAGAAACAGGTAGACGGTTTAATCTTTGCCACTGCCGAAACAGACCACCAGGTCATACGCGAGGTACACGCCAAAAATCTTCCTCTGGTGCTCATTGCCCGGGAAATGAGGGACCTGGTACTGGACGCCGTATTAGTAGACAACCGGAAAGGAGCCTACCTGGCCACCAGACACCTCCTGGACCTGGGACACCGGTACATTGCTATGGTAAGCGAACCTCTTACCATTACTTCCAGTATAGAACGGCTGGAAGGTTACCAGCAGGCACTGGAAGAAGCCGGCCTAGCTGTACAGGAGAAACTCCTTTTTCAGACGCCATCCACCCTGGCCTGGGGAATAGAAGCAGGCCACCGGTTGATGGAATTATCCCCCCCGCCCACGGCAGTCTTTGCCGGCAATGACGTGCTGGCTATAGGGGTAATCAAAGGTATCCGGGAAAAAGGGGGGAAGGTACCCGAAGATGTTTCGGTGGTGGGCTTTGATAACACCATCCTGGCGGAAGTAAGTGACCCGCCACTGACCACGGTGGCACAGCCCATTTATGAAATGGGGATTCTGGCTACCAGAAAGCTAATCAACCGCCTGCAAAGTAAGACCAGCTCCCGGGTTGAGCGCACGATACTGCAGGCTGAGCTGGTTGTCAGAAAATCAACGCAGCCCCCGAAGTGCAACAATTATCCTTAA
- a CDS encoding tagaturonate reductase, translating to MKLNRKLLESDFAFPTDVQVTRLPILPERIIQFGEGNFLRAFVDWMVHQANKQGLFNGRVVVVQPLPSGLVPQLNQQDGLYTLFLRGIQDGQVVEKKEVISSISRGINPYEDWESFLACAEKPEIRYVISNTTEAGITYVPEEYREGVPLTSYPGKLTAYLYRRFRKFGPDPAMGMVIIPCELIDRNGDNLKSIVLQLAREWNLPAGFIEWVEKHNYFLNSLVDRIVTGYPRDQIDEITAYLGYEDALLDTGEIFHLWVIEGDARFSEELPFHKVGLNVKWVSDMTPYRTRKVRVLNGAHTMTVPVAYLHGFDTVREAVEDELVGTYVRRGIFEEILPTLNMDAREISDFAQSVLERFQNPFIKHYWIDIALNSISKFKTRVLPSIVEYTRIRGTAPPLLSFSLAALIAFYRGETIEDGMLVGRRDKGIYQLRDDRESLLFFQEQWADFDGVTGSIDRLVRNVLANRSLWSMDLNEIPGLHERVARSLENIVEQGMAASVKQLLAK from the coding sequence TTGAAATTAAACAGGAAGCTCCTGGAATCAGATTTTGCTTTTCCGACGGACGTACAGGTTACACGGTTACCAATTCTTCCCGAGCGGATCATCCAGTTTGGGGAAGGGAACTTTTTACGGGCTTTTGTGGACTGGATGGTGCATCAAGCAAACAAGCAGGGTCTTTTTAACGGCCGGGTGGTGGTGGTGCAGCCCCTACCTTCCGGTTTGGTACCCCAGTTGAACCAGCAGGACGGCCTTTATACCCTGTTTCTGCGGGGAATCCAAGATGGCCAGGTGGTAGAAAAAAAGGAGGTAATCTCTTCCATCAGCCGGGGTATTAACCCTTACGAAGATTGGGAGAGCTTTCTGGCCTGTGCGGAAAAGCCGGAAATCCGCTATGTAATTTCCAATACCACCGAGGCGGGTATAACCTATGTGCCGGAAGAATACCGGGAGGGTGTTCCCCTTACCTCCTATCCCGGCAAGCTGACGGCCTATCTTTACCGCCGTTTCCGGAAGTTTGGTCCGGACCCCGCCATGGGCATGGTGATTATTCCCTGCGAGCTTATTGACCGGAACGGGGATAACCTGAAGAGTATTGTCCTGCAATTAGCCCGGGAGTGGAATTTACCCGCCGGGTTCATCGAGTGGGTGGAAAAACATAATTACTTCCTTAATTCTCTGGTCGACCGCATTGTCACCGGCTATCCCCGGGACCAGATAGATGAAATCACTGCTTACCTGGGCTACGAGGACGCCCTTCTTGATACTGGTGAAATCTTCCATTTATGGGTAATTGAAGGTGATGCCCGGTTCAGCGAAGAGCTGCCTTTCCATAAAGTTGGTTTGAACGTCAAGTGGGTGTCGGACATGACCCCCTACCGCACCCGCAAGGTGCGTGTTTTAAACGGTGCCCACACCATGACCGTACCCGTGGCCTATTTACACGGTTTCGATACGGTCAGGGAAGCAGTGGAAGATGAACTCGTCGGCACCTATGTGCGCCGGGGTATTTTCGAAGAAATTCTCCCTACATTGAATATGGACGCCCGGGAAATCAGCGATTTTGCCCAAAGTGTGCTGGAGCGTTTCCAGAACCCCTTCATCAAACATTACTGGATCGACATTGCTTTGAACTCCATATCTAAATTTAAAACCCGGGTGCTTCCTTCCATTGTCGAATATACCCGTATCCGCGGGACTGCCCCGCCATTGCTATCCTTTTCTTTGGCGGCTTTAATTGCCTTTTACCGGGGGGAAACAATTGAGGATGGCATGCTGGTGGGTCGCCGGGACAAGGGGATCTACCAGCTGCGGGACGACCGGGAATCCCTCCTGTTCTTCCAGGAACAATGGGCAGATTTTGACGGCGTAACCGGCAGCATAGATAGGCTGGTGCGCAATGTCCTGGCCAACCGGTCCCTGTGGAGTATGGATTTAAATGAAATACCAGGCCTGCATGAACGTGTCGCGCGTTCTCTGGAGAACATTGTAGAGCAGGGCATGGCGGCAAGTGTAAAGCAGTTGCTGGCGAAATGA
- the sigK gene encoding RNA polymerase sporulation sigma factor SigK has translation MGPGLLALAVLSMLNGLVILICHVAGNSFPKPLSEEEEALYLEKMLAGDESARLVLIERNLRLVAHIIKKFDHSGEDFDDLISIGTIGLIKAVDTYNPEKATRLATYASRCIENEILMHLRARKKIRAELSLYDPIGVDKEGNEISFIDVLGTDPEIVSDIVAGQMEQDRLWKQLEQLSPQERKVLVLRFGLKDGARRTQREIARRLGISRSYVSRIEKRALSRLSQHFACEAGR, from the coding sequence ATGGGGCCTGGTCTGTTGGCGCTGGCAGTATTGTCGATGCTTAACGGTCTGGTGATCCTGATCTGCCATGTAGCCGGGAACAGCTTTCCCAAACCTTTGAGCGAGGAGGAGGAAGCCCTATACCTGGAAAAAATGCTGGCCGGGGATGAGTCGGCCCGGCTGGTACTTATTGAGCGCAACCTGCGCCTGGTTGCCCACATCATCAAGAAGTTCGATCACAGCGGTGAGGATTTTGACGACCTGATTTCCATCGGCACCATTGGTTTAATCAAGGCCGTGGATACCTACAATCCCGAAAAGGCTACCCGCCTGGCTACCTATGCTTCCCGTTGCATTGAAAATGAAATCCTCATGCATTTGCGGGCACGCAAAAAAATCCGGGCAGAGCTTTCCCTCTATGATCCCATTGGCGTGGATAAGGAAGGCAATGAGATTAGTTTTATCGATGTCCTGGGGACCGATCCGGAAATTGTCAGTGATATCGTAGCCGGACAGATGGAGCAGGACCGCCTGTGGAAGCAGCTGGAGCAACTGTCACCCCAGGAACGCAAGGTGCTGGTATTGCGTTTCGGTTTGAAGGACGGTGCCCGCCGCACCCAGAGGGAAATCGCCCGGCGCCTGGGCATCTCCCGTTCTTACGTTTCCCGCATTGAGAAGCGGGCGCTCAGCCGGTTAAGCCAGCATTTCGCCTGTGAGGCCGGGAGGTGA
- a CDS encoding sugar ABC transporter ATP-binding protein — protein sequence MSEKGPLLNPLLKLKGICKRFPGVQALDNVDLEVHTGEVHGLLGENGAGKSTLIKILTGAHPADEGEMYFLGQKVEHLTPKKARDMGIACIYQELNLVPHLSVAENIFLGREPCVNKKLGLIDRTYMHQRSRQLLQELGLDIDPGTKVGNLGIGKQQMVEIARALSVNAKLIIMDEPTSSLSEREVEELLNIVLQLKSRGVAVIYISHRLEEIKRICDRITVLRDGQKVATREAADVSIEEIIRLMVGRDLSEQFPKIRVARGKEALAVENLTRRGVLHNISFKAYQGEVLGIAGLVGSGRTELVRAIFGADPVDAGTIRVFGKPVTIRSPRDAINAGIALLTEDRKGQGLILIQDITFNTTLVSLGRFARGGILNVRAAREATGKLVRELKVRPPHINQVVGQLSGGNQQKVVIGKWLCSRARIFIFDEPTRGIDVGAKVEVYNLINQLVSSGAAVIMVSSELPEVLGMSDRILVMHEGRITAEFDRSEANQEKIMHAATGGC from the coding sequence GTGTCGGAAAAAGGCCCGCTATTAAATCCGTTATTAAAATTAAAAGGGATTTGCAAACGATTCCCTGGAGTGCAGGCCCTTGACAACGTGGACTTAGAAGTACATACCGGGGAGGTCCACGGCCTGCTGGGGGAAAACGGTGCAGGTAAGTCAACGTTAATTAAGATTCTTACCGGTGCCCATCCCGCCGACGAAGGGGAAATGTATTTCCTGGGCCAAAAGGTGGAACACCTTACTCCCAAAAAGGCAAGGGACATGGGGATCGCCTGTATCTACCAGGAGCTTAATTTAGTACCCCACTTGAGTGTGGCTGAAAATATCTTTTTAGGCCGGGAGCCATGTGTTAACAAAAAGCTGGGCCTTATTGATCGAACATACATGCACCAGCGTTCAAGGCAATTGCTACAGGAACTGGGGCTGGATATCGACCCCGGTACCAAAGTGGGAAACCTGGGTATTGGCAAACAACAAATGGTGGAAATTGCCCGGGCCTTATCCGTGAACGCGAAACTTATTATCATGGACGAACCCACTTCCAGCTTAAGTGAACGGGAAGTGGAAGAACTGTTAAATATCGTCCTGCAACTGAAATCCCGTGGCGTAGCGGTCATCTATATCTCCCACCGCCTCGAGGAAATTAAACGTATCTGCGACCGGATCACCGTACTGCGGGACGGCCAGAAAGTGGCCACCCGCGAGGCGGCAGACGTTAGCATTGAAGAAATAATCCGCCTGATGGTGGGGCGTGATTTAAGTGAACAATTTCCCAAAATACGGGTTGCCCGGGGAAAAGAGGCCCTGGCCGTGGAAAATTTAACCCGCCGGGGGGTGTTGCACAACATTTCTTTTAAGGCATACCAGGGTGAAGTACTGGGCATTGCCGGTTTGGTTGGTTCCGGACGCACCGAGCTGGTGCGGGCCATTTTTGGCGCCGATCCCGTGGATGCAGGCACAATCAGGGTATTCGGAAAACCGGTAACGATTCGCTCACCCCGGGACGCCATCAATGCGGGAATTGCCCTGCTAACCGAGGACCGCAAGGGGCAGGGCCTGATCCTCATTCAAGACATTACTTTCAATACCACCCTGGTTAGCCTGGGCCGTTTTGCCCGGGGAGGAATCCTCAATGTCCGAGCAGCCAGGGAAGCGACAGGGAAACTGGTCAGGGAGCTTAAGGTACGACCGCCGCACATCAACCAGGTAGTGGGGCAATTGAGCGGCGGCAACCAGCAGAAAGTGGTTATCGGCAAGTGGCTTTGTTCCCGAGCCAGGATCTTTATCTTTGACGAACCCACCAGGGGAATCGACGTGGGTGCAAAAGTGGAGGTGTATAACTTAATCAACCAGCTGGTTTCTTCAGGGGCGGCGGTGATTATGGTTTCCTCCGAACTGCCCGAAGTGCTGGGAATGAGTGACCGCATCCTGGTCATGCACGAAGGACGTATTACAGCGGAATT
- a CDS encoding acyl--CoA ligase family protein, with translation MTQRTVFYEPLSPLSFLRRSAFVFRDKTAVVYNDKRYTYSEFYQRVNRLASALKRVGIGKGDKVAFLCPNIPPMLEAHYGVPMLGAALVSINIRLSPREIAYIINHSDSKALFVDNEFAHLITAIQEDLPNIKTFVNICDVNDSRPLDGPEYEEFLADGSPDPLPNVIEDEMEVIAINYTSGTTGLPKGVMYHHRGAYLNALGEALEHKMSSSSVYLWTLPMFHCNGWCFTWGVTAVGGTHVCLRKVVPEDIYLLIEREGVTHLCAAPTVLVSMANYPRAKEYQMKTKLNVITAGAPPSPTVIKNMEEIGAEVTHVYGLTEVYGPHTICEWQAPWNELDTSEKAKIKARQGVAYIHAEFVRVVDPAEMTDVPADGQTIGEIVMRGNNVMLGYYKQLEETEKAFRGGWFHSGDLAVMHPNGYIEIKDRLKDIIISGGENISTVEVENCIYEHPDVLEVAVIGIPDPKWGEVPKAFVVPKPGTNPTAEEIINFCRERIARFKVPKAVEFGELPKTSTGKIMKYRLREKEWQGYDKRVN, from the coding sequence ATGACCCAGCGCACGGTTTTCTATGAACCGCTAAGTCCTTTGAGTTTTTTGCGGCGTAGCGCTTTTGTATTCCGCGATAAAACGGCAGTGGTATACAATGACAAACGATATACCTACAGCGAATTTTATCAGCGGGTTAACCGGCTGGCCAGCGCCTTAAAAAGGGTTGGTATCGGGAAAGGGGACAAGGTGGCTTTTTTGTGTCCCAACATTCCACCCATGCTGGAGGCCCATTATGGAGTACCCATGCTGGGAGCAGCCCTGGTAAGCATTAACATACGCCTATCTCCCCGGGAAATAGCTTACATTATCAATCATTCTGACAGTAAAGCCCTCTTCGTGGACAACGAATTCGCCCATCTCATTACCGCCATCCAGGAGGACCTGCCCAATATCAAAACCTTTGTCAATATCTGTGATGTTAACGACAGCCGTCCGCTGGACGGACCCGAGTATGAAGAATTCCTGGCCGACGGTTCCCCGGATCCCCTGCCCAACGTGATTGAAGATGAGATGGAGGTCATTGCCATCAATTACACCAGCGGAACCACCGGCCTGCCCAAGGGTGTCATGTATCACCACCGGGGGGCGTACCTGAATGCCCTTGGGGAAGCCCTGGAACATAAAATGAGTTCGAGTTCGGTCTACCTGTGGACGTTGCCCATGTTCCATTGCAATGGGTGGTGTTTTACGTGGGGCGTCACGGCGGTAGGCGGAACCCATGTCTGCCTGCGCAAAGTGGTGCCGGAAGACATTTACCTCCTGATTGAAAGGGAAGGGGTTACCCACCTTTGCGCCGCCCCAACGGTGCTGGTGTCCATGGCCAACTACCCCAGGGCGAAAGAATACCAGATGAAAACAAAACTAAATGTAATCACGGCCGGTGCTCCTCCATCTCCAACCGTGATCAAGAACATGGAGGAGATCGGGGCAGAAGTAACCCACGTTTACGGCCTGACGGAAGTATACGGGCCCCACACCATTTGTGAATGGCAGGCCCCGTGGAATGAACTGGATACAAGTGAAAAGGCGAAAATTAAGGCCCGCCAGGGAGTGGCCTACATTCACGCAGAGTTTGTGCGGGTGGTGGATCCGGCAGAAATGACCGATGTCCCCGCGGATGGTCAGACTATAGGTGAAATCGTCATGCGCGGCAACAACGTCATGCTGGGTTACTACAAGCAACTGGAAGAAACTGAAAAGGCCTTCCGGGGTGGCTGGTTCCACAGCGGCGACCTGGCCGTGATGCACCCCAACGGTTACATTGAAATCAAGGATCGCTTGAAGGATATTATCATCAGCGGTGGTGAAAACATTTCCACGGTGGAAGTGGAGAACTGCATTTACGAACACCCCGATGTACTGGAAGTAGCTGTCATTGGCATTCCCGATCCCAAGTGGGGGGAAGTGCCCAAGGCTTTTGTGGTCCCCAAACCGGGCACCAACCCTACAGCGGAAGAGATCATTAACTTCTGCCGGGAACGCATCGCCCGCTTTAAGGTACCCAAGGCAGTGGAGTTTGGTGAGTTACCCAAAACCTCTACGGGTAAAATCATGAAGTACCGGTTGAGGGAAAAAGAATGGCAGGGTTATGATAAACGGGTCAACTAA
- a CDS encoding NIL domain-containing protein, with protein MSPRKIVLRFGPEISDKPIIYRLVKDYDLVMNIVKANVNPQKEGIMVLELTGDNYEQGLKYLREQGVTVQALTHEVVRNEQRCTMCGACTAICPTGALYLDRPGMEVRFDGDSCVVCQLCVKACPVRAMEVKL; from the coding sequence ATGTCGCCCAGGAAAATAGTCCTTCGCTTTGGACCCGAGATTTCTGATAAACCTATTATTTACCGCCTGGTCAAGGATTACGACCTGGTGATGAACATAGTAAAGGCCAATGTTAACCCCCAAAAAGAAGGCATTATGGTCCTGGAGTTAACGGGGGATAACTACGAGCAGGGTCTGAAGTACCTGCGGGAACAGGGGGTAACGGTCCAGGCCCTCACCCACGAGGTGGTGCGCAATGAACAACGCTGCACCATGTGCGGTGCCTGTACTGCCATCTGTCCCACCGGTGCCCTGTACCTGGACCGGCCAGGCATGGAAGTGCGTTTTGACGGGGATAGCTGCGTGGTCTGCCAGCTATGCGTGAAGGCCTGCCCGGTGCGGGCGATGGAGGTTAAGCTGTAG
- a CDS encoding UPF0280 family protein has product MERTYRYRHRQEDLVHFQVVVGETDLDIGVRRERFSPELVERVTQMVRECRAPLEEYIKRDPAFLKAHTPYDIPPDAPPIVREMAEAARLAGVGPMAAVAGAIAERVGRALARFSRDVIVENGGDIYLRSARIRRIGVYAGNSPFSHRLALEVRPQDTPLGICTSSGTVGHSLSFGMADAVVILSPNTALADAVATAAGNLVKDPDQVGQAVDFAARIPGVTGALIICRDKMAAWGRLKLVPA; this is encoded by the coding sequence TTGGAACGAACCTATCGTTACCGCCACCGGCAGGAGGATCTGGTACACTTTCAGGTGGTGGTGGGGGAAACGGACCTGGATATTGGTGTGCGCAGGGAGCGTTTTTCCCCGGAACTGGTGGAGCGGGTAACGCAAATGGTGCGGGAATGCCGGGCCCCCCTGGAAGAATATATTAAAAGGGACCCGGCATTCCTTAAAGCCCATACACCTTACGATATACCGCCCGACGCCCCCCCCATTGTGCGGGAGATGGCCGAAGCGGCCAGGTTGGCCGGCGTTGGCCCCATGGCTGCCGTGGCCGGGGCCATTGCCGAAAGGGTGGGACGGGCTCTAGCCCGCTTCAGCCGCGATGTTATTGTGGAAAATGGCGGGGACATTTACCTGCGCAGTGCCCGGATCCGTCGGATTGGTGTTTATGCCGGGAATTCGCCCTTTTCCCATCGCCTGGCCCTGGAGGTCCGCCCCCAGGATACCCCTTTAGGCATTTGTACTTCCTCAGGCACGGTAGGGCACTCTTTGAGTTTCGGCATGGCCGATGCAGTAGTTATCCTTTCCCCCAATACGGCCCTGGCCGATGCAGTGGCCACGGCGGCGGGAAATCTGGTAAAGGATCCCGATCAGGTAGGGCAGGCGGTGGATTTTGCCGCCCGCATCCCCGGGGTCACCGGGGCGCTGATCATTTGCCGGGACAAAATGGCCGCCTGGGGTCGCCTCAAACTGGTACCCGCATAA